From the genome of Acidobacteriota bacterium, one region includes:
- the cydB gene encoding cytochrome d ubiquinol oxidase subunit II — MLTAYTVLDGYDLGVGSLSLWIARNDEERRMALNSIGPVWNGNEVWLVAAGGMLVVSFPRVYAVAFSGFYLAFMLVLWLLVLRGVSIELRSQIGNPLWRELWDAGFWVGSVLLALLLGVALGNIVRGLPIGIDGYFKGTFAQMLNPYALLTGILTVVVLAWHGTNYLRVKTEGALFARAVRWSHRLWWIALVMVVVVTIATFMVLSGTPRTFHVYPAAWAVPLLILAGLVWGVLSRGAERSTSAFRSSALLIVALMLTAALTIFPDLLPSTVNPQYSLNIYNSASSPHALRVSLIANVFGMIAVIVYSTYVHRVFHGKVRLGEGHY, encoded by the coding sequence ATGTTGACCGCGTATACCGTCCTGGACGGATACGATCTGGGCGTCGGATCGTTATCTCTCTGGATTGCCAGGAATGATGAGGAGCGCAGGATGGCGCTCAATTCGATCGGGCCTGTCTGGAACGGCAATGAGGTCTGGCTGGTGGCCGCCGGAGGCATGCTTGTGGTGTCGTTCCCTCGCGTTTACGCCGTGGCCTTCAGCGGTTTCTATCTGGCCTTCATGCTGGTGCTCTGGCTCCTGGTTCTGCGCGGCGTTTCCATCGAGCTCAGGAGCCAGATCGGGAATCCTCTATGGCGGGAATTGTGGGATGCCGGCTTCTGGGTGGGCAGCGTGCTGCTGGCACTGCTGCTGGGCGTCGCACTTGGGAACATTGTGCGTGGTTTGCCGATCGGTATTGACGGGTACTTCAAGGGAACTTTCGCACAGATGCTGAATCCCTATGCGTTGCTCACAGGCATTCTGACCGTGGTGGTCCTTGCCTGGCATGGAACGAATTATCTTCGGGTCAAAACGGAAGGGGCGCTGTTTGCGCGGGCCGTCAGGTGGTCACACAGGCTTTGGTGGATCGCATTGGTGATGGTGGTTGTGGTCACGATAGCCACGTTCATGGTGCTTTCCGGCACTCCCCGTACTTTCCACGTTTATCCGGCGGCGTGGGCTGTTCCGTTGCTCATTCTGGCCGGCCTGGTGTGGGGTGTTTTATCCCGCGGAGCGGAACGCAGCACATCCGCTTTCCGCTCGTCCGCGCTTCTCATCGTTGCGTTGATGCTGACTGCTGCACTGACGATATTTCCGGATCTGCTTCCCTCAACTGTAAATCCGCAGTATAGCCTGAACATCTACAACTCCGCCTCCTCGCCGCATGCTCTCCGGGTGTCGCTGATCGCCAATGTTTTTGGCATGATTGCTGTGATTGTATACAGTACTTACGTTCACCGGGTGTTTCACGGAAAGGTGCGCCTGGGGGAAGGCCACTACTAA
- a CDS encoding universal stress protein produces MEKPKVMVALRDTDTAGTLTELACQLASLAGTSLLALHVIEVPPGLPIDVIDPIFEKPGEQVLSLARQIASNNFSMHITTKLLKARSAGEAIVGEAIDEGIELLIIGYHHDHGLIETVLGSTVQHVIHHAPCRVLVQVPARKPKAEPVVVSGEETKESLPKKKTETAKSRKFRPAPQMERGGH; encoded by the coding sequence ATGGAAAAGCCAAAAGTGATGGTAGCGCTGCGAGACACCGACACTGCAGGAACCCTGACCGAACTGGCTTGCCAGTTGGCGAGCCTGGCAGGGACAAGCCTCCTTGCATTGCACGTGATCGAGGTGCCCCCGGGTTTGCCCATTGATGTTATAGACCCCATTTTTGAAAAGCCCGGCGAACAGGTGCTTTCACTGGCGCGGCAGATCGCTTCCAATAATTTCTCCATGCACATCACGACCAAACTGCTGAAGGCGCGCAGCGCCGGTGAAGCCATCGTGGGCGAGGCAATCGATGAGGGAATTGAACTCCTGATCATTGGATATCATCACGATCATGGCCTGATCGAAACGGTGCTCGGATCCACCGTGCAGCACGTGATTCACCACGCGCCCTGCAGAGTGCTGGTTCAAGTGCCGGCACGCAAGCCAAAAGCCGAGCCTGTTGTGGTGAGCGGAGAAGAGACGAAAGAAAGCCTTCCGAAGAAAAAAACTGAAACCGCCAAGAGCAGAAAATTCCGCCCGGCCCCACAGATGGAACGGGGCGGCCATTAG
- a CDS encoding cytochrome C, whose translation MANQSNAIKIWLSPYVYLSANWISRLGVVLVTTGTVLWLLLLPVVLRGFTDNPYAGILTFMGLPAIFFGGLVLIPVGIVLRARRERQRGIYPSNFPPLDFENAELRKLLFFVGVTTVVNLIIGGQLVYAGVNYMDSVTFCGKTCHAVMQPQYVAYEHSPHARVPCVQCHIGPGASWFVRSKLSGSYQVFATIFSIYPRPIPVPVSNLRPARQTCEQCHWPARFEGNRLVVIPHYADDETNTLSKNVLLMHIGGGNSRGGIHGAHLGPGITIRYGSDQSRQKMNWVEYADAQTGKKTLFVSEKTDRGHLNPERGRVMDCIDCHNQPTHIFHLAGDAMDNAMANGAIPPSLPFVKKEGLDLLQAKYSSQSEAAQKISSGLVNYYAQNYPQIFSKHRTDVSMAVRGLVAIYQENVFPQMKVDWGTYPDNLGHMNFPGCFRCHGTLHEASDTRKMIPQDCSSCHNLLSMGEANPKILTDLGLGGGAEATH comes from the coding sequence ATGGCTAATCAAAGCAACGCAATTAAGATTTGGCTTTCTCCTTACGTCTACCTTTCAGCAAACTGGATAAGCCGGCTTGGAGTCGTGCTCGTTACCACCGGAACAGTCCTCTGGCTTTTGTTGTTGCCCGTGGTCTTGCGCGGTTTCACTGATAACCCTTACGCAGGGATCCTGACCTTTATGGGATTGCCAGCGATCTTCTTCGGCGGGCTCGTTCTCATCCCAGTGGGCATTGTTCTTCGCGCTCGCCGGGAGCGGCAACGCGGCATTTATCCCTCCAATTTTCCTCCACTGGACTTCGAGAATGCCGAGCTGCGCAAGCTCCTTTTTTTTGTGGGAGTAACAACAGTTGTCAACCTGATCATCGGGGGGCAGCTTGTCTATGCAGGCGTTAATTACATGGATAGCGTAACCTTTTGCGGTAAAACGTGTCATGCCGTCATGCAACCGCAATACGTCGCCTATGAACACTCTCCACACGCTCGCGTACCCTGCGTCCAGTGCCACATCGGTCCCGGAGCTTCCTGGTTCGTGCGCAGCAAGTTGTCGGGCAGCTATCAGGTTTTTGCAACCATCTTCAGCATTTATCCCCGCCCCATTCCGGTCCCGGTCAGCAACCTTAGGCCGGCGCGGCAGACCTGCGAACAGTGCCACTGGCCTGCAAGGTTTGAAGGGAACCGCCTGGTAGTCATTCCGCACTACGCCGACGATGAGACAAACACGCTGAGCAAGAATGTATTGTTGATGCACATCGGGGGAGGTAACAGCCGGGGCGGAATCCATGGCGCACACCTGGGGCCAGGAATAACCATTCGGTACGGATCGGACCAGAGCCGGCAAAAAATGAACTGGGTGGAATACGCGGATGCCCAGACCGGAAAGAAAACGCTCTTCGTCAGTGAAAAAACAGACCGCGGACACTTGAATCCTGAACGTGGCCGCGTGATGGATTGCATCGATTGCCACAACCAACCCACCCACATTTTCCATCTGGCCGGTGATGCGATGGATAATGCCATGGCAAATGGGGCCATTCCTCCTTCCCTTCCATTTGTGAAGAAGGAAGGGCTTGACCTTCTACAGGCAAAATACAGCAGCCAGTCCGAGGCCGCGCAAAAGATCTCTTCCGGCCTGGTCAATTACTACGCGCAGAACTATCCACAGATCTTTTCGAAGCATCGCACGGATGTTTCCATGGCAGTGAGGGGTCTGGTGGCCATCTATCAAGAGAACGTTTTCCCGCAGATGAAGGTTGACTGGGGAACCTACCCCGACAACCTCGGCCACATGAATTTCCCTGGGTGCTTTCGATGCCATGGAACCCTGCACGAGGCTTCTGATACCCGGAAGATGATTCCGCAGGATTGTAGTTCCTGCCACAACCTGCTTTCCATGGGCGAAGCCAATCCGAAGATTCTGACGGATCTTGGTCTGGGTGGAGGGGCGGAAGCGACTCACTGA
- a CDS encoding Crp/Fnr family transcriptional regulator has protein sequence MKETSEPATGLPMGKLRKPGPPVALTALKAIQAPRVYPRGFEFFLEGQSPLGIYVLYTGRVDLSVTDAHGRPMAIGTALPGDILGLSAALSGKYYEETAVAATTCQTGFVRCQDFLRFLSHHPDAAFWVVQLLSDRVTSTLDQLSCINCLPSRNVRPQ, from the coding sequence ATGAAAGAAACTTCCGAGCCCGCAACGGGGCTCCCTATGGGCAAACTCAGAAAGCCTGGTCCGCCCGTTGCCCTTACGGCGTTAAAAGCCATTCAAGCGCCGAGGGTATACCCCAGGGGCTTCGAGTTCTTTCTGGAAGGTCAGTCGCCACTTGGCATCTATGTTCTCTACACGGGCCGCGTGGATCTCTCCGTAACTGACGCGCACGGCCGGCCGATGGCTATCGGGACGGCGCTGCCGGGAGATATCCTGGGGTTGAGCGCGGCGCTTTCGGGCAAATATTACGAGGAAACGGCCGTGGCGGCCACCACCTGCCAGACGGGCTTTGTCAGGTGCCAGGACTTTCTTCGCTTCCTCAGCCATCACCCGGACGCCGCCTTCTGGGTTGTCCAGTTGCTGAGCGATCGGGTGACGTCAACTCTGGACCAACTCTCCTGCATCAACTGCCTGCCGTCCAGGAACGTCAGGCCGCAGTAA
- a CDS encoding PAS domain S-box protein, whose translation MHASFVFKSFFAPRPQPFELPGTHRREGRYTWHGRKFQRALGHEVAVASSDAPNQETLRSQNDQTPAEGAGNGQEETPALFEQFFEASPDSVLVVDSKGLITRVNAQTEKMFGYSRSELLGQPIEILVTDRFRKAHERYRSDYQAGPHLRTMGSGLELLAKHKDGREFPVEIMLSPIETRKGTIVLSVVRDITRRKQAEDALRTSEEQLQSILDNSTTVIFVKDLESRYLRVNRRFEELYNIPKGQAKGKTDYDLFPKEMADTLRANDHKVLEAAAPLEFEEVVTHTGSIHTYISIKVPLYDPQGRPYAVAGISTDITQRKKAEEALLLEISMVLLSNLDVRELFTAISATLRRIMPHEYASLALYGPDSKDLRLLSLEHPDKESALGKEMLSPAQEALAGCAMNSRQPLVLNDLESGAARSRAADRLAAGGVKSACFLPLITQDRVLGTLNLVSRLKGAFGTQQVDLLQQVAGHVAIALDNAMTYRKVAELKERLAEEKLYLEEEIRTEYHFEEIIGESPVLKRILKQVESVGPTNATVLILGETGTGKELIARAIHDLSPRRDRTFVKLNCAAIPTGLLESELFGHEKGAFTGAISQKIGRLELAHEGTLFLDEVGDIPLELQPKLLRALQEKEFERLGSTRTIPVDVRLLAATNRDLARMVADRQFRSDLYYRLRVFPITVPPLRERAEDIPILVRYFAQKHADRMHRRIEIIPPEAMEALVRWHWPGNVRELENIIERAVILSPGPVLRVPLAELAPIEGEKGDGETAGTLEDAEREHILRMLRQSRGIISGPNGAAALLGLKRTTLNSKMRKLGITRGEINKNSSS comes from the coding sequence GTGCATGCTTCGTTCGTATTCAAAAGTTTCTTTGCGCCCAGGCCGCAACCATTTGAATTGCCAGGAACTCACCGGCGAGAAGGCAGGTACACCTGGCACGGCCGCAAGTTCCAACGGGCTCTTGGGCACGAGGTAGCTGTGGCTTCAAGTGACGCACCCAATCAGGAAACTCTTCGGTCACAAAACGATCAGACTCCTGCAGAAGGAGCAGGAAACGGACAGGAAGAAACACCAGCCCTGTTCGAGCAATTTTTTGAGGCGTCACCCGACAGCGTCCTGGTTGTGGACTCGAAAGGCCTGATTACGCGGGTAAACGCCCAGACCGAAAAGATGTTTGGATATTCTCGTTCTGAATTGCTGGGCCAGCCCATTGAGATCCTCGTCACGGACAGGTTCCGCAAAGCACATGAGCGCTACCGCAGCGATTATCAGGCTGGGCCCCACCTGAGAACCATGGGCAGCGGGCTGGAACTGCTTGCGAAACACAAAGACGGACGTGAATTTCCTGTCGAAATCATGTTGAGCCCGATTGAAACCCGTAAGGGCACGATCGTGCTAAGCGTAGTTCGTGACATCACACGGCGTAAGCAGGCTGAGGACGCACTACGCACAAGCGAAGAACAGCTCCAGAGTATTCTGGACAACTCCACCACCGTCATCTTTGTCAAGGACCTCGAAAGCCGATACCTCCGCGTCAACCGCCGCTTCGAGGAGCTCTACAACATCCCGAAGGGCCAGGCAAAAGGCAAGACCGATTACGATCTCTTCCCCAAAGAGATGGCGGATACCCTGCGCGCCAATGACCATAAGGTTCTGGAGGCAGCGGCCCCGCTGGAATTCGAAGAAGTTGTTACGCACACGGGCAGCATACACACCTACATTTCGATCAAGGTCCCGCTGTACGATCCCCAGGGGAGGCCTTACGCCGTGGCGGGCATCTCTACCGACATTACGCAACGGAAAAAAGCAGAAGAAGCGCTTCTGCTGGAAATCAGCATGGTCCTGCTATCCAACCTGGATGTGCGGGAACTTTTCACTGCGATCTCGGCAACGCTTCGCCGGATCATGCCGCACGAATACGCATCGCTGGCTCTCTATGGGCCTGATAGCAAGGATCTCCGGCTCCTTTCCCTGGAACATCCCGACAAAGAATCCGCGCTGGGAAAAGAGATGCTTTCACCTGCCCAGGAGGCCCTGGCGGGATGCGCGATGAATTCCCGCCAGCCGCTGGTCCTCAATGATCTTGAAAGCGGCGCTGCCAGATCGAGAGCTGCTGACCGCCTGGCGGCTGGAGGCGTGAAGTCGGCCTGCTTCCTGCCGCTCATTACGCAGGACCGCGTGCTCGGGACGCTGAACCTTGTCAGCCGGCTGAAAGGCGCGTTTGGAACGCAACAAGTAGACCTGCTTCAACAGGTGGCAGGCCACGTTGCCATTGCTCTGGATAACGCGATGACTTATCGCAAGGTGGCGGAGCTGAAAGAGCGGCTGGCCGAAGAAAAACTTTATCTGGAAGAAGAAATCAGGACCGAATATCACTTTGAGGAGATCATCGGAGAAAGCCCAGTCCTCAAGCGAATCCTGAAGCAGGTGGAATCTGTCGGTCCCACTAACGCCACCGTCTTGATTCTAGGCGAGACCGGGACGGGAAAGGAGTTGATTGCTCGGGCTATTCACGATCTAAGCCCGCGGCGCGATCGCACCTTCGTCAAGCTCAACTGCGCTGCAATCCCCACGGGCCTGCTGGAGAGCGAGCTCTTCGGCCATGAGAAGGGGGCCTTCACCGGGGCCATCTCGCAAAAAATCGGCCGACTGGAACTTGCCCACGAGGGAACTCTCTTTCTCGATGAAGTCGGAGATATCCCGCTTGAACTTCAGCCCAAACTTCTGCGGGCGCTCCAGGAAAAAGAGTTTGAGCGGCTGGGCAGCACGCGGACGATTCCAGTGGACGTTCGGCTGCTGGCGGCAACCAATCGTGACCTGGCCCGGATGGTCGCCGACCGGCAGTTTCGAAGCGACCTTTATTACCGCCTCAGAGTTTTCCCCATCACGGTGCCCCCCTTGAGGGAGCGCGCCGAGGATATCCCCATTCTGGTCCGGTACTTTGCGCAGAAACACGCAGATAGAATGCACCGGCGCATTGAGATCATTCCCCCGGAAGCAATGGAGGCCCTTGTCCGGTGGCACTGGCCGGGCAATGTTCGCGAACTTGAGAATATTATAGAGCGGGCAGTCATCTTGTCTCCGGGACCGGTTCTACGCGTTCCATTGGCAGAACTGGCGCCGATCGAGGGTGAAAAGGGTGATGGAGAAACCGCTGGAACTCTAGAAGACGCTGAGCGCGAACACATCCTTCGGATGTTGAGACAGTCACGGGGGATTATCAGTGGCCCCAATGGCGCAGCAGCCCTCCTGGGGCTAAAGCGAACAACACTTAATTCCAAGATGAGGAAGCTGGGGATTACGCGCGGGGAAATCAACAAGAATTCTTCTTCATGA
- a CDS encoding response regulator encodes MAEQINALLVHAQDETFNHLTRALKSLNVRIVQARNCKEASLLLRKHGTIDMVFTGTNLQDGRWDKVLELAQESKNYLPVIVVSRLVDVKLYLDVLGRGAFDFITPPFLTSDLARILRSAIYKELISVKQDLTAPPVA; translated from the coding sequence ATGGCGGAGCAGATCAATGCACTGCTGGTCCACGCGCAGGATGAGACTTTCAACCATCTGACTCGGGCTCTGAAGTCTCTCAACGTAAGAATTGTTCAAGCGCGAAATTGCAAGGAAGCTTCCTTGCTTCTGAGGAAACACGGCACAATCGACATGGTTTTCACAGGGACGAACCTGCAGGACGGCAGATGGGACAAGGTATTGGAGCTGGCGCAGGAATCGAAGAACTATTTGCCGGTCATCGTGGTTTCCCGATTGGTTGACGTGAAGCTTTACCTGGATGTGCTCGGAAGAGGGGCTTTCGACTTTATAACGCCCCCGTTTCTGACTTCCGACCTTGCGCGAATTCTTCGGTCTGCGATCTATAAAGAACTGATCAGCGTAAAGCAGGACCTGACGGCTCCGCCGGTGGCTTGA
- a CDS encoding universal stress protein gives MLRIEKILCPIDFSEYSHKAFEYAHSLAQHYGAKLLLQHVVQPLASTYPYYAFPDVLNEVALNLESSADQKLSELVSDQQRDGLEIQRFVHKGTVPDCILAFAGSQGADLIVMGTHGRQGFDHFTMGSVTEKVLRKAHCPVLVVRKPAHDFVHPGDVTEPVQLKKLLFSTDFSEYSSRALTYALSLAMEYNAELTLLHVLEDVPATDGLQESVAEVTKRLEELAPSEAADWCSVRTAVRIGSPYQQVLQVAIETEADLVVMGVRGRNAVDLALFGSTTHRVIQLGACPVLAVHI, from the coding sequence ATGCTCAGAATCGAAAAGATCCTCTGCCCCATCGATTTTTCTGAGTACTCGCACAAGGCTTTTGAATATGCGCATTCCCTGGCGCAGCACTACGGTGCAAAACTGCTTTTGCAGCATGTTGTCCAGCCCCTGGCTTCCACATATCCCTACTACGCTTTTCCGGACGTCCTCAACGAAGTTGCCTTGAACCTTGAGAGCAGTGCTGATCAGAAACTTTCTGAGTTGGTTTCAGATCAACAGAGGGATGGATTGGAGATCCAGCGCTTCGTCCACAAGGGCACAGTGCCGGACTGCATCCTGGCATTCGCGGGGAGTCAGGGGGCGGACCTTATCGTAATGGGGACCCACGGGCGTCAGGGGTTTGACCATTTCACCATGGGATCGGTAACGGAGAAGGTCTTGAGAAAAGCCCACTGCCCAGTGCTGGTGGTCCGAAAGCCCGCACACGATTTCGTCCATCCGGGGGATGTAACAGAGCCGGTCCAGCTGAAGAAACTGCTGTTTAGCACGGATTTTTCTGAATACTCGAGCCGTGCGCTTACGTACGCCCTGTCGCTGGCCATGGAATACAACGCGGAGCTTACCCTGCTCCATGTTCTTGAGGACGTGCCTGCCACAGACGGTCTGCAAGAGAGCGTTGCCGAAGTCACGAAAAGGCTCGAGGAACTGGCGCCGTCGGAAGCCGCCGACTGGTGCAGCGTCCGCACGGCCGTCCGCATTGGCAGTCCCTACCAGCAGGTCCTTCAGGTTGCCATCGAGACTGAGGCGGACCTTGTGGTGATGGGAGTTCGGGGCCGCAATGCAGTGGACCTCGCGTTGTTCGGCTCCACCACGCATCGCGTGATTCAACTGGGGGCGTGTCCCGTCCTGGCCGTGCACATCTGA
- a CDS encoding Crp/Fnr family transcriptional regulator: protein MRSPYGLELVEDCQTCSNKADGFFCDLSPAGLKAFEAIKYTTAYPAGAVLFVEGQSPQGVFLLCKGRVKLSMTSSEGKTLILRIVKPGEILGLHATVSDTAFQATAETLEPCQVNFIKRDDFLRLLRDHGDASVHAAQQLSGSYQTACEQVRSLGLSQSAPEKLARFLLEWSAKGQQSKQGIRVKLTLTHEEIGQIIGTSRETVTRTLGEFKSKRLAELKGSTLVIQNKAALEAFLGG from the coding sequence ATGCGATCTCCATACGGATTAGAGCTCGTGGAAGACTGCCAGACTTGTTCGAATAAGGCCGACGGGTTCTTTTGTGATCTTTCTCCTGCGGGACTGAAAGCATTCGAGGCCATCAAGTATACGACGGCCTACCCCGCTGGCGCAGTGCTGTTTGTCGAAGGGCAATCGCCCCAAGGAGTCTTTCTGCTTTGCAAGGGCCGTGTGAAGCTCTCCATGACTTCCAGCGAAGGCAAAACTTTGATTCTGCGGATTGTCAAGCCTGGAGAAATCCTGGGACTGCACGCAACGGTTTCGGACACGGCTTTTCAGGCCACCGCAGAAACCCTTGAACCATGCCAGGTCAACTTTATAAAGAGGGATGACTTCCTGCGCCTGCTCCGCGACCACGGAGACGCCTCCGTCCATGCTGCGCAGCAACTGAGCGGAAGTTATCAGACGGCTTGCGAGCAGGTCCGCTCGCTGGGCTTGTCACAATCGGCTCCGGAGAAGCTGGCCCGCTTCCTGCTGGAATGGTCAGCCAAAGGCCAGCAGTCCAAGCAGGGGATTCGGGTCAAGCTGACGTTGACTCATGAGGAAATCGGACAGATTATCGGGACTTCTCGTGAAACCGTGACCCGCACCCTGGGCGAATTCAAGTCCAAACGCCTGGCAGAACTGAAGGGGTCAACTCTTGTGATCCAGAACAAAGCTGCGCTCGAGGCCTTCCTGGGCGGCTAG
- a CDS encoding cytochrome ubiquinol oxidase subunit I: MNEAVFAHRIQFAFTVMFHYLFPILTMGLGFFIALFSTLSLITKNKRYAEAASFWARIFAVNFALGVVTGIPLEFEFGTNWSRFSSFGGGVFGQTLPLEGVYAFFLESGFLGMFLAGEKRVGRTLHWISGLGVAGGSLLSGYFIVATNAWMQHPVGYVMDPMGRVQLKSFWAVLLNPYAIWQYAHTINGALLTAAFVIGGIGAFYLLSDRHREFGMLSVKTAVVAGVILSITQLFPTGDLNGASVVRYQPTKLAAMEGLFDTVQGAPLAIIGMPDTQTGKLIDPIYVPQFLSFLAYGNFQATVDGLNSYARELWPPVELTYYCYHIMVGLGTIFIAQMLIGLFLLWRRKLYSSRWFLWMLMLTIPFPFIANEAGWTVAEVGRQPWLVYGLMKTAAGTSANVAAGETIFTTMGFAGIYATLSILFLFLVARIIHRGPQEGAPVHA; encoded by the coding sequence ATGAACGAAGCTGTTTTTGCCCACCGCATTCAGTTTGCATTCACGGTGATGTTCCACTACCTTTTTCCGATTCTCACTATGGGGCTCGGGTTTTTTATCGCTCTTTTTTCAACCCTGAGCCTCATTACAAAGAACAAACGGTATGCCGAAGCGGCCAGCTTCTGGGCCAGGATTTTCGCCGTCAATTTCGCCCTGGGAGTTGTAACTGGAATTCCGCTGGAATTTGAGTTCGGCACCAACTGGAGCCGGTTCTCAAGTTTCGGTGGTGGCGTTTTTGGGCAGACGCTTCCGCTCGAGGGCGTCTACGCTTTCTTTCTAGAGTCAGGTTTTCTGGGAATGTTTCTGGCGGGCGAGAAGCGTGTTGGCCGGACGTTGCACTGGATATCAGGCCTTGGCGTTGCCGGCGGCTCTCTGCTTTCGGGATATTTCATTGTCGCTACCAACGCCTGGATGCAACATCCCGTTGGCTATGTGATGGACCCTATGGGCCGTGTTCAATTGAAGTCCTTCTGGGCTGTCCTGTTGAATCCCTACGCGATCTGGCAATACGCTCACACCATCAACGGGGCGCTGCTGACAGCGGCGTTCGTCATTGGCGGTATCGGCGCTTTCTATCTTCTTTCGGATCGCCACAGGGAATTCGGGATGCTGTCGGTGAAGACGGCGGTCGTGGCCGGCGTGATTCTCTCAATCACGCAATTGTTCCCCACAGGAGACTTGAACGGCGCCAGCGTCGTCCGGTATCAACCAACAAAACTTGCAGCGATGGAGGGCCTTTTTGATACGGTACAGGGCGCCCCGCTGGCGATCATTGGCATGCCGGACACGCAAACCGGCAAACTGATTGACCCCATCTACGTCCCGCAATTTCTCAGCTTTCTGGCGTACGGTAATTTCCAGGCCACTGTTGATGGACTGAACAGCTATGCGCGAGAGCTCTGGCCGCCTGTCGAGCTAACATATTATTGCTATCACATCATGGTGGGACTGGGAACCATCTTCATCGCCCAGATGCTGATCGGCCTCTTTCTGCTTTGGAGGCGTAAGCTTTACTCAAGCCGATGGTTCCTGTGGATGCTGATGCTCACCATCCCATTTCCGTTCATCGCCAATGAGGCAGGGTGGACGGTCGCTGAAGTGGGCCGCCAGCCCTGGCTTGTGTATGGACTGATGAAGACGGCGGCAGGAACCTCTGCCAACGTCGCCGCCGGTGAAACCATCTTTACCACAATGGGCTTTGCCGGCATTTATGCCACCCTGAGCATTCTTTTTCTATTTTTGGTGGCCCGAATCATTCATCGCGGACCACAGGAAGGCGCCCCTGTGCATGCCTGA